In a single window of the Carnobacterium gallinarum DSM 4847 genome:
- a CDS encoding CAP-associated domain-containing protein produces the protein MKTFLRAIPIFVILMLVFYLEPVLNSKENSKPKKVTTTAISKPKTEMVQATMPVTGLASYLHQPASQVTAKFGEPVRKDLTAYGFEWWIYNQKDSQYLQVGVKDGQVVTLFALGQDMDVAPFKIGMDISKIYQVSTLYPTFEIEFNEDTYSIELSEDDMNYHPLVAFNNGTFAILLLDQVSNKIIGVRYLDADVLLHLNIYEVASMTPIPSVDNQNLDWAKVNQGNETQTLDILNVLRHRNQLGLLESNKTLTDFSAGIFNAYSNRTPEEIQEKELSTKNIETALSKVTNLTNDLDIFYLNRCSDATWTTSYWFSFENKRNLLMNRKLKNIGIRYQKQEVILLLDSLNKI, from the coding sequence ATGAAAACTTTTTTAAGAGCCATTCCGATATTTGTTATTTTAATGCTTGTATTTTATTTGGAGCCTGTCTTAAATTCAAAAGAAAATTCAAAACCTAAAAAAGTAACAACTACTGCAATAAGTAAACCTAAAACTGAAATGGTACAAGCAACAATGCCTGTTACTGGATTAGCAAGTTATCTTCATCAGCCTGCTAGTCAAGTAACGGCTAAGTTTGGGGAACCAGTTCGTAAAGATCTTACCGCGTATGGATTTGAATGGTGGATTTATAATCAAAAAGATAGTCAGTATTTGCAAGTTGGTGTAAAGGATGGACAAGTAGTAACTTTATTTGCATTAGGTCAAGATATGGATGTAGCTCCGTTTAAAATTGGAATGGATATTTCTAAGATTTATCAAGTTTCGACATTATATCCAACATTTGAGATTGAATTTAATGAGGATACTTATTCAATTGAACTTTCGGAAGATGATATGAACTATCATCCTTTAGTGGCTTTTAATAATGGGACATTTGCTATCTTATTATTAGATCAAGTTTCTAATAAAATTATTGGTGTACGTTATTTAGATGCGGATGTTTTGCTTCATTTAAATATTTACGAAGTCGCTTCAATGACGCCTATTCCTAGTGTTGACAATCAAAATTTAGATTGGGCTAAAGTAAATCAAGGAAATGAAACTCAAACATTGGATATTTTAAACGTACTTCGACATCGCAATCAATTGGGATTGTTAGAGTCAAATAAAACACTAACAGATTTTTCTGCTGGAATATTTAATGCATATAGCAATCGAACGCCAGAGGAGATTCAAGAAAAGGAATTAAGCACTAAAAATATTGAAACAGCTTTAAGTAAAGTAACTAATTTAACCAATGATTTAGATATTTTTTATTTAAATCGTTGTTCAGATGCAACGTGGACAACTAGTTATTGGTTCAGCTTTGAAAATAAACGAAATTTATTAATGAATCGTAAACTAAAAAATATTGGAATTCGTTACCAAAAACAAGAAGTTATTCTGTTGTTAGACTCGCTAAATAAAATCTAG
- a CDS encoding YlbF family regulator, whose product MIVTEDYIDMETEALALVQAIMQSEIGENYCLAKIALEQNQVAQNKIHKFNLAKKEFETIEKYGKFAPDYKEKNREVRRLKREMDMDECVYQYRLLETDLQTILDEISLKLARTVSNTIKVPAGNPFFSTGASGCGSGGSCGCG is encoded by the coding sequence ATGATTGTGACAGAGGATTATATTGATATGGAAACTGAAGCTTTAGCTTTAGTCCAGGCTATTATGCAAAGTGAAATTGGTGAAAATTATTGTCTAGCTAAGATTGCTTTGGAACAAAATCAAGTAGCCCAAAATAAAATTCATAAGTTTAATCTGGCTAAAAAAGAGTTTGAAACAATCGAAAAATATGGTAAATTTGCTCCTGATTATAAAGAAAAAAATCGTGAAGTTCGCCGATTGAAACGCGAGATGGATATGGACGAATGTGTGTATCAGTATCGTTTATTAGAAACGGACTTGCAAACTATTTTAGATGAAATCAGTCTTAAATTAGCACGCACAGTTTCAAATACAATTAAAGTTCCAGCAGGAAATCCATTCTTTTCAACTGGAGCTAGTGGTTGCGGAAGTGGTGGTAGCTGTGGTTGTGGGTAA
- a CDS encoding YlbG family protein, whose product MEHALNERQGIIVWVYSLRHLKTLKRFGLIHYVSKRMKYVVIYVDRTEAEAVEKKLNGLHFVRMVELSHRPEINMDFGDRIGSKHRKEVEPLSPEEPVLIEVDAQLHLEVSE is encoded by the coding sequence ATGGAACATGCTTTAAATGAACGTCAGGGAATTATTGTTTGGGTCTATAGTTTGCGACATTTAAAAACATTAAAGCGTTTTGGCTTAATTCACTATGTCTCAAAACGAATGAAATATGTTGTCATTTATGTAGATCGTACAGAAGCAGAGGCAGTTGAAAAGAAATTAAATGGGTTGCATTTTGTCCGGATGGTTGAGCTATCTCATCGTCCCGAAATCAATATGGATTTTGGTGATCGTATCGGTTCTAAGCATCGTAAAGAAGTTGAACCTTTGTCACCAGAAGAGCCTGTGCTTATTGAAGTAGATGCACAGTTGCATTTAGAAGTAAGCGAATAA
- the rsmD gene encoding 16S rRNA (guanine(966)-N(2))-methyltransferase RsmD produces MRVISGEYGGRKLKAVPGTNTRPTTDKIKESIFNIIGPYFDGGTCLDLFAGSGSLSIEAVSRGFNQAILIDKEPIALKTIKENIAMTKEEDKFKVYRNDADRALDVLSRQTQKFDLIFMDPPYLKQEIEKQLLKMADLGLVAENGKIICEVDKKSDLSDEVGPFYAVRRENYGITQIVIYQFKEG; encoded by the coding sequence ATGCGCGTAATTTCAGGTGAATATGGTGGAAGAAAGTTAAAGGCAGTTCCAGGAACGAATACTCGTCCAACAACAGATAAAATTAAAGAGTCAATTTTTAATATTATTGGACCTTATTTCGACGGTGGAACCTGCTTAGATTTATTTGCAGGAAGTGGCAGTTTATCGATTGAGGCTGTTTCTCGAGGATTTAATCAAGCGATTTTAATTGATAAAGAACCAATTGCTTTAAAAACAATTAAAGAAAATATAGCGATGACGAAAGAGGAAGATAAATTTAAAGTTTACCGGAATGATGCGGATCGTGCTTTAGATGTGCTAAGTCGTCAAACTCAAAAATTTGATTTAATCTTTATGGATCCGCCATATTTAAAGCAGGAAATCGAAAAACAGTTACTCAAAATGGCTGATTTAGGTCTTGTAGCAGAGAATGGTAAAATTATTTGCGAAGTGGACAAGAAGTCTGATTTGTCTGACGAAGTTGGACCTTTTTATGCAGTTCGTCGTGAAAATTACGGGATTACACAAATTGTGATTTATCAGTTTAAGGAAGGGTAG
- the coaD gene encoding pantetheine-phosphate adenylyltransferase has translation MKKIALFPGSFDPLTNGHVDTIRRAAKLFDEVVIAVLTNTSKVSLFTAEEKKTLIETSLESIENTRVIAHTGGLTVELAKELGAVAMIRGMRNTSDFDYEYSIASMNKLQTNDIETVILLADEHYRFLSSSLIKEVAKFGGDVSSLVPMVVNKAIIEKYKHQK, from the coding sequence ATGAAAAAAATAGCCTTATTTCCAGGAAGTTTTGATCCTTTGACGAATGGTCATGTAGATACAATTCGACGAGCTGCTAAGTTATTTGATGAAGTAGTTATTGCCGTTTTAACGAATACATCAAAAGTTTCACTGTTTACAGCGGAAGAGAAAAAGACATTGATTGAAACCTCTTTAGAATCCATAGAAAATACACGCGTAATTGCGCATACAGGAGGATTAACCGTTGAACTAGCAAAAGAATTAGGTGCTGTTGCTATGATTCGTGGGATGCGAAATACGTCAGATTTTGATTATGAATATTCAATTGCTTCCATGAATAAATTGCAAACGAACGATATTGAAACAGTTATTTTATTGGCAGATGAGCATTATCGCTTTTTGAGTTCGAGTCTGATTAAGGAAGTTGCAAAATTCGGTGGAGATGTATCTTCGTTGGTTCCTATGGTAGTCAATAAAGCAATTATAGAGAAATACAAACATCAAAAATAA
- a CDS encoding SepM family pheromone-processing serine protease → MGNKSKKIQIILPIVVLLLILGVVIPIPYYIEAPGAAVHLNELVTVNNKLDDEKGSFMLTTVSIRQATPLTYFMRFLPFHEGLSKNDLYGDTTSTREFNNLQDYYMTSSVNSAIELAYKTAGAEYQQNYKGVYVMSVIENSKFKGKLEPGDTIVSLDGNSFKSSQEFIDYVKEKKVGTTIQVVYRRDGKENTVSAPLIKLETDKKAGLGISLVDDTEITTTIPVKVNTDEIGGPSAGLMFSLEIYSQLKGVNLRNGRQIAGTGTITSDGEVGRIGGIDKKVVAADKEGATVFFAPNDTIDPKIKKKYPELKTNYQEAQEAAKKIKTDMKIIPVKTFQDAIDYLEKNK, encoded by the coding sequence ATGGGAAATAAGTCAAAAAAAATTCAAATTATTTTGCCAATAGTTGTTTTATTATTAATACTTGGTGTTGTGATTCCAATTCCATATTATATTGAGGCACCAGGTGCTGCAGTTCATTTAAATGAATTAGTAACAGTAAATAATAAATTGGATGATGAAAAGGGGAGTTTTATGTTAACGACCGTTTCTATCCGACAAGCAACTCCTTTAACTTATTTTATGCGCTTCTTGCCCTTTCATGAAGGGCTATCAAAAAATGATTTATATGGAGATACTACCTCAACCCGAGAATTCAATAATTTACAGGATTATTATATGACTAGTTCTGTTAATTCAGCTATTGAGTTAGCCTATAAAACAGCAGGAGCAGAATATCAACAGAACTATAAAGGTGTTTATGTGATGTCCGTCATTGAAAACTCAAAGTTTAAAGGAAAGCTAGAACCAGGTGATACAATTGTTTCTTTAGATGGCAATTCTTTTAAGAGCTCTCAAGAATTTATTGATTATGTGAAAGAGAAAAAAGTTGGTACAACCATTCAAGTTGTTTATCGTCGTGATGGAAAAGAAAATACGGTGTCTGCTCCCTTAATCAAACTAGAAACTGATAAGAAAGCTGGCTTAGGTATCAGTCTAGTGGACGATACTGAAATTACTACGACAATTCCTGTCAAGGTTAACACGGATGAAATTGGTGGCCCTTCGGCTGGTTTGATGTTTAGTCTAGAAATTTATAGTCAACTAAAAGGAGTTAATTTACGTAATGGGCGCCAAATCGCTGGAACTGGAACGATTACATCAGACGGAGAAGTTGGGCGTATTGGTGGTATTGATAAAAAAGTAGTTGCTGCAGATAAAGAAGGCGCAACCGTTTTCTTTGCTCCAAATGATACAATTGATCCAAAAATTAAAAAGAAATATCCTGAGTTAAAAACAAATTACCAAGAAGCACAGGAAGCAGCGAAAAAGATTAAGACGGATATGAAAATCATTCCAGTCAAAACCTTTCAAGATGCAATTGATTATTTAGAAAAAAATAAATAA
- a CDS encoding TetR/AcrR family transcriptional regulator, with protein sequence MKKNKVTKERIIASAISVADQKGLQQITLKDVAAILDIKTPSLYNHIAGLDDLVNLLAYDGLTKLKNQLINAVLGLSGKEALFSMGMAYRNFAKESPSLYEATQLVHLWKNKETQQLAESIVELMSIFLESYHFSNEKKISIIRMLRSYLHGFSLLEMQQSFGMPLNIDKSFQFGLSTILNSLDNND encoded by the coding sequence ATGAAAAAAAATAAAGTTACTAAAGAACGAATTATTGCAAGCGCCATTTCAGTAGCAGATCAAAAAGGACTACAGCAGATTACACTTAAGGACGTCGCTGCTATTCTCGATATTAAAACACCTTCCCTCTATAATCATATTGCTGGGTTAGATGATTTAGTTAACTTGCTTGCTTATGATGGATTAACGAAATTAAAAAACCAATTAATTAATGCTGTGCTTGGTTTATCAGGCAAAGAAGCTTTATTTTCAATGGGAATGGCTTACCGTAATTTCGCTAAAGAATCTCCTAGCCTTTACGAAGCCACCCAGCTAGTCCATCTTTGGAAAAATAAAGAAACTCAACAGTTGGCTGAGTCGATTGTTGAGTTAATGTCGATTTTTTTAGAAAGTTATCATTTCTCAAATGAAAAAAAGATTTCTATTATCCGAATGCTAAGAAGCTATCTACACGGCTTCTCCCTTTTAGAAATGCAACAATCTTTTGGAATGCCACTAAACATTGATAAAAGCTTTCAATTTGGGTTATCAACAATCCTTAATAGTTTAGATAACAATGATTAA